The sequence GAAGCCCCGGCGGTTCTTCAGTTCGGGCATCCCATGCTCCCCTTAGTTTTCTGTGCCGGAAGGTTGGGGAGGGGGCGGGCGCTGTCCAGCGAAAACTTGCCGCGCGCCACCGCGGCGGCGCTCCAAAGGAAAAGGCCGCGGCTTGCGCCGCGGCCTCGCCCGTTTCGACGATCCCGCGGGGATCAGTTCGAATAGTACATCGCGAACTCGACCGGATGCGGCGTGTGCTCGAAGCGGAAGATCTCCTCCCACTTCAGTTCCATGTAGCCGTTGATCTGGTCGTCTGTGAAGACGTCGCCCTTCTTCAGGAACTCGCGGTCGGCGTCGAGGGAGGTGAGAGCCTCGCGCAGCGAGCCGCACACCGTCGGCACGCCTTCCAGTTCCTCCGGCGGCAGGTCGTAGAGGTTCTTGTCCATCGGATCGCCGGGATGGATCTTGTTTTCGATGCCGTCCAGGCCGGCCATCAGCATGGCCGAGAAGGCGAGGTAGGGATTCGCCATCGGGTCCGGGAACCGGATCTCCACGCGCTTCGCCTTCGGGCTGGAGCCGAAGGGGATGCGGCACGACGCCGAACGGTTGCGGGCCGAGTAGGCCAGCAGGACCGGCGCCTCGAAGCCCGGAATCAGCCGCTTGTAGGAGTTGGTCGACGGATTGGTGAAGGCGTTGATGGCCTTCGCGTGCTTGATGATGCCGCCGATGTAGTAGAGCGCCGTGTCGGAGAGGTCCGCATAGCCGGAGCCGGCGAAGGTCGGCTCGCCGCCCTTCCAGATCGACTGGTGGACGTGCATGCCCGAGCCGTTGTCGCCCATGATCGGCTTCGGCATGAAGGTCGCGGTCTTGCCCCACTGATGGGCGACCTGCTGCACGACGTACTTGTAGATCTGGATGTTGTCGGCGGCCTTGGTCATTTCGGCGAAGGTCATGCCGAGTTCATGCTGCGAGGGCGCCACCTCGTGATGGTGCTTGTCGGTGTTCAGGCCCATTTCGCGCATGACGGCGAGCATCTCGGAACGGATATCCTGGCCCGCGTCGACCGGCGGCACGGGGAAGTAGCCGCCCTTGACCCCCGGCCGATGGCCCATGTTGCCGGCCTCGAACTCGGTGCCCGAATTGTATGGGCCTTCCTGGTCATCGATACGGAAGAAGGTGTGGTTCATCTTCACGTCGAAGCGGACGTCGTCGAACAGGAAGAACTCGGCCTCGGGACCGAAATAGGCCGCGTCGCCGACGCCGGCGTACTTCATGTACTCGGAGGCGCGCTTGGCGGTGGTGCGCGGGTCGCGGCTGTAGCCTTCGCCCGTCGACGGCTCGTTGATGTCGCAGAACAGGATCAGCGTCGGCTGCGCCATGAACGGGTCCATCACCGCCGAGGTCGGATCCGGCAGCAGAGCCATGTCGGATTCGTTGATCGCCTTCCAGCCCGCAATCGAGGAGCCGTCGAACATCACGCCTTCCTCGAAGAAATCCTCGGGGAACACGTCGGCGTCCATCGTCAGATGCTGCCACTTGCCCCGCGGGTCGGTGAACCGGAGATCCACGTACTTGACCTCGTCGGAGTTGATCCGGCTCATGACCTTGTTGATGTCGTCAGACATGTTTGATTCCCTGTCCTTTCACAGATTGCACAGAGCGCTGCGGCGGGCCGCGGCGCCCGGAATTGATCACGGTCCTCAGACCGCGTCCGAGCCCTTCTCGCCGGTCCGGATGCGGATCACCTCGTCCACGGTGGAAACGAAGATCTTTCCGTCGCCGATCCGCCCGGTGCGGGCCGCCTGCTGGATGGCTTCCAGCGCGCGCTCGACCATGTCGTCGTCCAGCACCACCTCGACCTTCACCTTCGGCAGAAAGTCGACGACATATTCGGCGCCGCGATAGAGTTCGGTGTGGCCCTTCTGGCGCCCGAAGCCCTTGGCCTCGGTCACGGTGATGCCCTGAAGACCGACCTCGTGAAGGGCTTCCTTCACCTCGTCGAGCTTGAACGGTTTGATGACAGCTTCGATTTTCTTCATCGCCGCGTACTGACACCCTCCTGTCGTCAGATTTCCCCACGCTGATGCCACGGCACAGCCTAAGCCGGATTAGCACACCGCGTGCCATCCGAATGGTGGAAATTACCCTAATAATTTCAACAAGTTAGCAAACTGACTGAATTTTTGTCAAATGAAATGCCGTAAATTTGGGCAATCTGGTGAATTTATGGGCTTCCTTGCCGGGGTCTGCATCCGGCATCTTCCGTTCCGATCCGGCGGGCGGAGAATAGCCCCGATGAAGGACCCTTGGCGATACATCTTCCGGGCGAGCACGGCGAATCCGGCCGCCGGGGCCGGGGCGTCGCGGCTGGCGGCGATGAATGCGGCCGCGAGAACGGTCGTCGCCATCGAGGCGCGTCACCGCGGCCGGCCCGGTGGCGTCGCCGGATTGCTGTTGGGCGACGACGGGCCCACGCCGGCGGACTGGCGTCGGCTGCCCGAGGGCGATGCCCACGATCCCGAGAGCCACGCGCAATACTATTTCCACCGTCACGACGGTGCGCCGGGCGACCTCGGCCACTTCCATACCTTCCTGCGCGCGCCGGGCATGCCGGCGGGCGTCCGCCCGCTGGTTCCGGACGAGGCCACGCCGTGGCCCGGAGGGCGGGGATCGGTCTCGCACCTCGTCGCGCTTGCGGTCGACCGGCGCGGCAGGCCCAGCCATCTGTTCACCACCAACCGCTGGGTGACCGGGGAGGCGCTTTGCGCCGGCGACGACGTGATTGCCATGCTGGACCGCTTCCGGCCCGCTGGCGCGGGACCGTCCCCCGACGTCGACCGCTGGCTGCGGGCGCTGCTCGTGCTGTTCCGGCCGCAGATCGAGCATCTGATACACCGCCGCGACGCCGTGCTGCTGGAGGCGGTGGCGCGGCAGGGTCTTCAGGCGCTCGAGGCCCGGGAGCTGGAGATCGCCTCCGCCATGCCGATCGATGTCACGGAACAGGCGCGGGCGCTGGCGGCGATCTCGGCGAAGCGGCAGGACCCGGCGGGCGGGGAAGTCTGACCGACTTGCCGTCCGGTCCCGTCAGCCCGTCCGGCCGGCCGCCGTCATCGCCAGGTCCGCGAGGGCCAGCGAGGCCGTGAGGCCCGGGCTCTCGATGCCCAGCATGTTGACCAGGCCCGGGACGCCGTGTTCCCGGGGGCCTTCCACCACGAAGTCCGCGGCCGGTTCGCCGGGGCCGGAGAGCTTCGGGCGCACGCCGCTGTAGCCGGGCTGCAGCGCATCCTCGGGCAGGCCCGGCCAGTAGCGGCGGATGGCGTCGTGAAAGCGCTCGGCGCGGGCCGGATCGACCCGGTAGTCGATGGCGTCCGGATCGTCCCCGGTCAGCCACTCGACGTCGGGTCCGAAGCGCGCCTCACCGGCCATGTCGATGGTCAGGTGGACCCCCAGGCCGCCCGGTTCCGGGACCGGATAGATCAGGCGCGAGAACGGGCAGCGGCCGGCCAGGGTGTAATAGTTGCCCTTGGCGTAGAAGCGGCGGCGGCGGCGGCCGTCGGCCAGGTCGGCGATGACCGGCGCGGCCAGGCCCGCGGCATTGACCAGCGTCCGGCAGGCCAGCCGCATGGGCTGCGCGCCGCCGGTCTCGATGACCGGGTCGGCCTCGCCCGCCTCGACGGCGAGAACGGGCGTCAGAAAGGCGATCATCGCCCCTGCGGCCTCGGCGTCGCCCTGCAGCGCCAGCATGTAGGCGTGGCTGTCGATGATTCCCGTGGAAGGGGAAAGGAGGGCCGCGACACCGTTAAGATCCGGCTCCAGCGCCAGCATTTCCTCGCGGTCGAGCAGCCGCAGATCGCCGACGCCGTTGGCTGCGCCCCTGGCGCGGAGCGCGCGCAGTTCTTCGAGCTGCTCGGAGCCGCTTGCCACGATCAGCTTGCCGCAGCGCCGGTGAGGGACGCCGTGCCCGGCGCAATAGTCGTACAGCGCATGCTTGCCGGCGACGCAGGCGCGCGCCTTCAGACTGTCCTTCGGATAGTAGATGCCGGCGTGGATCACTTCGGAATTGCGCGAGCTGGTGCCCTCGCCGACATGGCCCTCGCGCTCGATGACGATGACCTCGCGTCCCGCCAGCGCGAAGGCGCGCGCCGCCGCCAGGCCGATCACGCCCGCACCGACCACCACCACGTCCGCCTTTTCAGTCATGGGCCGGCAGGTTGGTCCTCCGGCTCCGATTCGTCATCGAAGATCATCGCCGGTTCGGCATCGTCGTCGGACTGTTCCGGGGTCTCGTCACTCTCCCAGCCGGTCGGCATCTGACTGGCGTACTGGGTGCCCCGCATCGGCATGGCGACGAAATCGGCCTGCTCGTCCGGCGTCGGCGCGGCCCGGCGGGAGATACGGAAGAAGGTCAGCATGCCGATGGCGGCGTGGACGACCGCGATGGTGACGAAGAACCCCACCGGCCCGAGCGCGCCCATGAAGGCGGCAGCGATATTGGGGCCGAGGATGGCGCCCGCGCCGTTGAGAAAGACGAGCCCGCTCGAAGCGGAGATCATCTTGGCCGTCGGCACGCGGTCGTTCACATGCGCGGTGAACAGCGAATAGTGCGGCATGGACAGCCCGCCGATCAGCACGGCGAGAGCGAGAATCGGCCAGACCAGACGCTCTTCTGTCACCGGGCCCATCGGATCCAGCGGCGCCGGCGTCGGCACGAACAGCGCCGAGGCTGCGGCGACGGCCGCCGCCAGGGTCGCGGCCATGATGACGATCCGCCGGTCGAAGATGTCGGAGAAACGCCCGATCGGAAACTGCAGCAGCATGCCGCCCAGGAAGATGGCGGCG comes from Minwuia thermotolerans and encodes:
- the glnA gene encoding type I glutamate--ammonia ligase, whose protein sequence is MSDDINKVMSRINSDEVKYVDLRFTDPRGKWQHLTMDADVFPEDFFEEGVMFDGSSIAGWKAINESDMALLPDPTSAVMDPFMAQPTLILFCDINEPSTGEGYSRDPRTTAKRASEYMKYAGVGDAAYFGPEAEFFLFDDVRFDVKMNHTFFRIDDQEGPYNSGTEFEAGNMGHRPGVKGGYFPVPPVDAGQDIRSEMLAVMREMGLNTDKHHHEVAPSQHELGMTFAEMTKAADNIQIYKYVVQQVAHQWGKTATFMPKPIMGDNGSGMHVHQSIWKGGEPTFAGSGYADLSDTALYYIGGIIKHAKAINAFTNPSTNSYKRLIPGFEAPVLLAYSARNRSASCRIPFGSSPKAKRVEIRFPDPMANPYLAFSAMLMAGLDGIENKIHPGDPMDKNLYDLPPEELEGVPTVCGSLREALTSLDADREFLKKGDVFTDDQINGYMELKWEEIFRFEHTPHPVEFAMYYSN
- a CDS encoding NAD(P)/FAD-dependent oxidoreductase → MTEKADVVVVGAGVIGLAAARAFALAGREVIVIEREGHVGEGTSSRNSEVIHAGIYYPKDSLKARACVAGKHALYDYCAGHGVPHRRCGKLIVASGSEQLEELRALRARGAANGVGDLRLLDREEMLALEPDLNGVAALLSPSTGIIDSHAYMLALQGDAEAAGAMIAFLTPVLAVEAGEADPVIETGGAQPMRLACRTLVNAAGLAAPVIADLADGRRRRRFYAKGNYYTLAGRCPFSRLIYPVPEPGGLGVHLTIDMAGEARFGPDVEWLTGDDPDAIDYRVDPARAERFHDAIRRYWPGLPEDALQPGYSGVRPKLSGPGEPAADFVVEGPREHGVPGLVNMLGIESPGLTASLALADLAMTAAGRTG
- a CDS encoding P-II family nitrogen regulator, whose product is MKKIEAVIKPFKLDEVKEALHEVGLQGITVTEAKGFGRQKGHTELYRGAEYVVDFLPKVKVEVVLDDDMVERALEAIQQAARTGRIGDGKIFVSTVDEVIRIRTGEKGSDAV
- a CDS encoding DUF6969 family protein — protein: MKDPWRYIFRASTANPAAGAGASRLAAMNAAARTVVAIEARHRGRPGGVAGLLLGDDGPTPADWRRLPEGDAHDPESHAQYYFHRHDGAPGDLGHFHTFLRAPGMPAGVRPLVPDEATPWPGGRGSVSHLVALAVDRRGRPSHLFTTNRWVTGEALCAGDDVIAMLDRFRPAGAGPSPDVDRWLRALLVLFRPQIEHLIHRRDAVLLEAVARQGLQALEARELEIASAMPIDVTEQARALAAISAKRQDPAGGEV